CCCGACATCTACATCGCGATGGGCCAGACGGCCGAGAACGTCGCCCGGCTGCGCGGCCTCGACCGCAAGGAGCTCGACGAGTTCGCCGTCCGCTCGCAGAACCTCGCCGAGAAGGCGATCGCCGACGGCTTCTGGGAGCGCGAGATCACCCCCGTCACCACGCCCGACGGCACCGTGGTCAGCAAGGACGACGGCCCCCGCGCCGGGGTGACCTACGAGGCCATCGCCGCCCTCGACCCGGTCTTCCGCCCCGACGGCGTGGTCACCGCCGGCAACTGCTGCGCGCTCAACGACGGCGCCGCCGCGGTGGTCGTCATGTCCGACACCAAGGCCGCCGAGCTCGGCCTGACGCCGCTGGCGCGCATCGTGTCGACCGGCGTCTCGGGCCTCTCCCCCGAGATCATGGGGCTCGGACCCGTCGAGGCCACCAAGAACGCCCTCAAGCACGCCGGCATGAGCATCGGCGACATCGACCTCGTCGAGATCAACGAGGCCTTCGCCGCCCAGGTCGTCCCGTCCTACCAGGACCTCGGCATCGACCTCGACCGCCTCAACGTCAACGGTGGCGCGATCGCGGTGGGCCACCCGTTCGGCATGACCGGCGCCCGCCTGCAGAACACGATGCTCAACAGCCTCGACTGGCACGACAAGTCCACCGGCCTGATCACCATGTGCGTCGGGGGCGGCCAGGGCATGGCGATGATCCTCGAGCGGCTCTCCTGAGGAAGTCCCGCCCTCGCCAGCACTACGCTGGCCCCATGACCACGACGGGGGAGCCGCGTTGGCTCGACGACGACCAGCAGCACTCCTGGCGCGCCCTGATGATGGGCATGACGCTCCTCGAGGAGCGCCTCGACGACGACCTGCGGCGCGAATTCGGCATGTCGCTGACGGAGTACGAGGTGCTGGTCCGGCTCTCCGAGCGCCCCGGGCGGGCGATGCGGATGGCCCAGCTCGCCGACGCGATGGCCCACTCGCGCAGCCGGGTGACGCACACCGTCGCCCGGATGGAGGCCGCGGGCTACGTCACCCGCGGCACGACCCCGGAGGACGGGCGCGGGGTGGTGGCGACCATGACCGACCAGGGCTACGAGCTGCTGGTGCGCGCGGCGCCGTGCCACGTCGAGAGCGTGCGGCGCAACATCGTCGACCTGGTGCCCGAAGAGGACTTCGCCGCCGTCGGGCGGGTGTTCAACCGCGTCGCCGACCACCTGGTCAACCGGCACCCGGAGTCGGAGATCCGGCCCGCCTGACCACTCCGCCGTACGCACGCCGGACGGCGGGCGAACGCGCGCCGGGTCGCCGGCCGGCGGGCGTCGCGCGCCGCCGGCCGACGGAGCCGGTCAGTCGCGGGTGAGCCGGCGGTGGGTGACGCGGTGCGGACGGGCCGCCTCGATGCCGAGCCGCTCGACCTTGTTCTGCTCGTAGGATGCGAAGTTGCCCTCGAACCAGAACCACTTGGCCGGGTCCTCGTCGTCGCCCTCCCACGCCAGGATGTGGGTCGCCACGCGGTCGAGGAACCACCGGTCGTGGGAGGTGACCACGGCGCAGCCCGGGAAGTCGAGCAGCGCGTCCTCGAGGGACGACAGGGTCTCGACGTCGAGGTCGTTGGTGGGCTCGTCGAGGAGCAGCAGGTTGCCGCCCATCTTCAGCGTCAGCGCCAGGTTGAGGCGGTTGCGCTCGCCGCCGGACAGGATGCCGGCCTTCTTCTGCTGGTCGGGGCCCTTGAAGCCGAAGGAGGCGACGTAGGCGCGGCTGTTCATCTCGAAGTTGGCGACCTTGATGAAGTCGAGACCGTCGGAGACGACCTCCCAGACGTTCTTGTGGGGGTCGATGCCGCCGCGGGACTGGTCGACGTAGGACAGCTTGACCGTCTGGCCGACGGTGAGGGTGCCCTCGTCCGGCTGCTCCGAGCCCGTGATCATCCGGAAGAGCGTGGTCTTGCCGACGCCGTTGGGGCCGATGACGCCGACGATGCCCGCGCGGGGCAGCTTGAAGGACAGGTCGTGGATCAGCGTGCGGTCGTCGAAGCCCTTGCCGAGCCCCTCGGCCTCGAGCACGATGTCGCCGAGGCGCGGGCCGGCCGGGATGTTGATCTCGGAGGTGTCGATCTTGCGCATCCGGTCGGCCTCGGCCGCCATCTCCTCGTAGCGGGCCAGACGCGACTTGCTCTTGGCCTGCCGGGCCTTGGGGTTGGAGCGGACCCACTCCAGCTCCTTCTCCAGCATCCGGGCGCGCTTGGCGTCCTTCTGGCCCTCGACCTTGAGCCGGTCCTTCTTGGTCTCGAGGTAGGTGGAGTAGTTGCCCTCGTAGGGGTGCGCCTTGCCGCGGTCGAGCTCGAGGATCCACTGCGCGACGTTGTCGAGGAAGTACCGGTCGTGGGTGACGGCGAGGACGGCGCCGGGGTAGGAGGCGAGGTGGCCCTCGAGCCACTGCACCGACTCGGCGTCGAGGTGGTTGGTGGGCTCGTCGAGCAGGAGCAGGTCGGGTTGCTGGAGGAGCAGCTTGCACAGCGCCACCCGGCGGCGCTCACCACCGGAGAGGTTGTCGACCAGGACGTCGGGCGGCGGGCAGCGCAGGGCGTCCATGGCCTGGTCGAGGCGGCTGTCGAGGTCCCACGCACCGGCGTTGTCGAGCTCGGTCTGGAGGTCGCCCGTCTCCTTCATCAGGGCGTCCTGGTCGGCGTCGGGCTCCCCCATCTCCATGTAGGCCTCCTCGAGGCGCTTCATCTTCGCCTTGAGGTCGCCGACCGCCTCCTCCACGTTCTCCAGGACGGTCTTGCCCTCGGTGAGCGGCGGCTCCTGCTGGAGCATCCCGACCGTCGCCTCGGGGTCGAGGATGGCGTCGCCGTTGTTGGCGTGGTCGAGCCCCGCCATGATCTTGAGCAGCGAGGACTTGCCCGTGCCGTTGGGGCCGACGACTCCGATCTTGGCGCCGTGGAGGAACGACAAGGTGACGTTGTCGAGGACGACCTTGTCGCCGTGGGCCTTGCGCACATTGCGCAGTGTGAAGACGTACTCAGCCATGCGGCCGAGCCTACGGGGAAGCGACCCCCGGCCGACAATCGCACCGACGCGCAAGGCCCCCGGTCAAGCGGCCTGCTGGCCGCCCTGCTCCCCGCCCTGCTGCCCGCCCTGCCGCATGGCCTGCTCCCCGGCCTCCCCGCCGACCTGCGACGCCGAGTCTCGCGACTCGGCCGGCGCCGCCTTGGTGAAGCTGGTCGTGCCCTGGGAGAGGTCGTGGCCGACGGCGGAGGCCACCACCTCGAACGAGGTCTGTGGTGCGCCGTCACGCTCCCACACGTCGGCCACCAGCCGCCCGTGGACGACGACCGGGTCGCCGCTGTGCAGCGAGGAGGCCGCGTGGCGGGCCAGCCGGTTCCACGCCTTGACGGTGTGCCACGACGTGGCGCCGTTGACCCACTCGCCGTCTCGGTAGCGGCTCGGCCTGCACGCCACACGGAACGTCGCGACGGCGCGACCGTCGGCGATCTCGCGCAGCGTCACGTCGCCGCCGACCCGGCCGGTCAGGGTGATCTGGGTGTCGTACATCGGTGCCTCCTGGCTCGGGCGACGGCCCTCCCGCCGCGATCACCCAAGGCTCGCCGCCCCGGCCGACAGGACGGGCCGCACCGGCGCGAGGCTGGGGACAACCCGCCGTCGGCGCGGCCTGGGGACGTTCTCCGGCCCGCGAGTGGTCAGCGCAGGGCGGCGGCGAGGCCCTCGCGGACGGTCGCGTAGGAGGCCAGCTCGGCCTCGATCGGGGCGACGACCAGCTCGGCGGACACCTCCGAGATCGCATCGCGCAGCCGCTTGTCGGCCGTGCGCGCCCGCTTGCGCGCGGTCGCGGCCACCAGCCAGCGGCACACGAGGGCGAGGAGCAGGCCCAGCCCGATCCCGCCGAGCAGCAGCAGGGTGGGCAGCGGGAAGGCGCCGACCTCCGGCGTGGGCGGCTCGGGCAGCCGGGCGTAGGACCCGAGCGCGAGGAGGGCCAGCCAGCCGGCCCCGACGATCGCGGCGAGGATCAGGACGTACTGCAGGACGCGCACCAGCCCGGCCCACGCCGGGATCCTGGCGGCGCCGAGGTCGACGCCGGCCACGGCGCGGTCGAGTCGGTCGCCGAGGTCGGGCAGGCGCGACACCGACGCCGCGCGCACGGCCGCGGCCCACGGCGGCGCCATGCCCTCACCCACCTGGTCGGCCAGCGCGCGCACCTCGGTGTCGATCCGGGCACGCTGCACCCCGGTCGCCTTCGGGACGGAGGTGCGTGCGGTGCCGGTGAGCTCCTTGCCGGCCGCGCCGAGGTCGAGGTGGAGGCGCTTGAGGGGGTCGGGCTTGAGGCGCGAGAACCACGCCGTGACCGGCCAGCCGGTCGCCCGGTTGGCGCGGATGCGGGTGGAGTCGGCCACGGCCTTGACCACGGTCGGGACGCCGGCCGCGTCGGCGAACGCGTCGTCGAGCGCCGCGACCCGCTCCTTGGACAGCGACGGCACCTTGCCCGTGCCGGTGGCCTCCTCGAGGCGCTGGGCGGCCGAGCGGACGTCGGCCTCGAGCCGCGCCCGGGTGAGCTTCTTCTCCGCCACCCGCTTGGCGATCATGCCGCGGAGCTCCTCGATGCCCCATCCCTGGCGGGCACTGACGGGCAGCACCGGGACGCCGGAGAGGCCGTCGGCCTCCAGCAGGCGCCGCACGTCGTCGACCATGCCGGCACGACGGTCCTCGGGCACGGTGTCGATGTGGTTGAGGACGACCAGCATCACGTCCTGGTGGCCGGCGAGGGGCTTGAGGAAGCGGTCGTGGATGGCGGCGTCGGCGTACTTCTGCGGGTCGAGCACCCAGACCAGCATGTCGGCGAGCTGCACCAGCCGCTCGACCTCGAGGTGGTGGGAGACCTCGGTGGAGTCGTGGTCGGGCAGGTCGAGCAGCACGACACCGCGCATCTCGGCGTCCTCGTCGCCCTGGGAGAGCATCGAGTCGCGGGTGACCTGGTGGCGCGGCGGGATGCCGAGCCACTCCAGCAGCTCCTCGGCACCCTCCTTGCCCCACACGACGGCAGTGGCCCACGACGTGGTGGGACGGCGTACGCCGACCGCGGCGAGCTCGAGCCCGCTGAGGGCGTTGAACGTCGAGGACTTGCCCGAGCCGGTGGCGCCGCCCAGCGCGACGACCGTGTGGTCGGCCGACAGCTTGAGCCGGCTCGCGGCGCGCGCGGCGACCGCGGTGGCGTCGTCGACGACGGCGTCGTCGACCCGGCCGCGGGCCGCCTCGGCTGCGCGCTCGAGTCCGTCGACGCGTGCGCCGATGTCAGAGCTCCTGGTGACCAGCTTCTTGGCCCCTTCGAGCAACGACGTCATGTCTCCCTCACGGTCCGGGCTGCGGTGCTTGTGACCACAACCCTAGGGGGCGTCGTCACCACCACCCGACACCCGGGGAGGTCGCTGCGCCTCCGCGAAGCGCAGGTCGTCGACCTTGCGCGCCGCCGCCCGCATCCGCTCGGGCGACTCGGGGGCGATCTGGAGGCTGTCGAGCAGGTCGGTGTAGCGCCGGCGCTCGGAGTCGAGCAGGTCGTTGACCGAGGCCTCCAGACGCTGCCGGGCCCGCTCGGCGAGCGAGCGCACGGCCTGGTCGCCGAAGACGGCCTCGAGCAGCTTCTGCCCGAGGATCGCCGACCCACCGGCGATGCCCGCCTCGGCGCCGGTCACGCCGGCGGTGTGGGCGAACACCACGATCATCAGCGCGACGGAGAGGCCGTTGACGCCGAACGCGAGGAAGCGCGCGGTCGAGCGCTTCTCGGCGCCCTCCGTGCGGACCATGTCGAGGACGTCGGACTGCCAGTCGCGCACGGCGCGCTCGGCGCGGCGGCGGAAGTCGCGCGAGGCCCGGCCGAGGTCCTCCCCGGCGTCGCGCAGCAGGGCCTGCCCGGCGGCGGTGCCGTGCCACGAGGCGTCGGCCCGCTCGGCGGCCGCCTCGGCGTGCTCGAGGATGAGCGTCTCGAGGCCCGACTCGACGGCGACCGTGACCCGCTCGGCCTGCTGGGGCTTGCCCTTGACCGCGTTGACGACGCGGTCGCGGATCCAGCCGACCCGGGTCTCCAGCGTGCGCAGCAGCTCGCCGGTGCCGACGAACTCCTGCCAGCGCGCCAGCACCTCGCCGCGCAGCAGGGTGCCGTCGGCGGAGGCCTCGCCCACCGCCGTGACGGCACGGTCGTAGGCCTCGTTGGCGTCCTCGCGGAGGCGGCGGACGGCGTCGACCTGCTCGGTCGCCGCGTCGGCCACGGCGTGCGTACGACGCGCCAGCGTGCGGATCGCGCCGTCGAGGGTCTGCTGCACGACCGACTGGCGCGCCTCCTGGTCCTCGGCGAGCGCGCGCAGCCACTGCCGGATCTCCCTCACCGACGACGAGGCCAGCAGGCCCATGTCGGAGACCTCGCCCTCCTCGACGACGAAGAGCGGCGAGTCCTTCAGGCCCCGGCTCGCCAGCATCCGGGCCAGGTGCGTGGTGATGGTGTCCACGGCCTCGGGCGGGGTGCGGTCGAGCACGATCGCGACGGCCGCCGAGCGCTCGGCGGCCTTGCGCAGGAAGTCCCACGGCACCTGGTCGGCGTAGCGCGCGGCGGAGGTGACGAACAGCCACAGGTCGGCGGCGGCGAGCAGCTGGGCCGCCAGCACGCGGTTCTGCTCCTCGACCGAGTCGATGTCGGGGGCGTCGAGGATCGCCAGCCCGGGCGCCATCACGGGCGAGGGCACGAGCTGGAGCGCGGCGGGGTCGTTGGTCTGCCGGTCGACGCGCTCGAGCTCGGGCAGCAGCCGGTCCTGGCCGAACCACTTGGCGTCGGACGGGTGGTGCACGAGCACCGGCGAGCGGG
The sequence above is drawn from the Nocardioides sp. zg-1228 genome and encodes:
- a CDS encoding acetyl-CoA C-acetyltransferase; translation: MPEAVIVSAARSPIGRANKGSLKDFRPDDLTALVVQAALEKIPALDPATIEDLLLGCGLPGGESGNNMARVVTTLLGLEVPGATVTRYCSSSVQTTRMAFHAIKAGEGDIIVSAGVETVSRFAKGTSDHIPDTRNPRFEDAAARTAEYAKGGRDWHDPREDGELPDIYIAMGQTAENVARLRGLDRKELDEFAVRSQNLAEKAIADGFWEREITPVTTPDGTVVSKDDGPRAGVTYEAIAALDPVFRPDGVVTAGNCCALNDGAAAVVVMSDTKAAELGLTPLARIVSTGVSGLSPEIMGLGPVEATKNALKHAGMSIGDIDLVEINEAFAAQVVPSYQDLGIDLDRLNVNGGAIAVGHPFGMTGARLQNTMLNSLDWHDKSTGLITMCVGGGQGMAMILERLS
- a CDS encoding MarR family winged helix-turn-helix transcriptional regulator — protein: MTTTGEPRWLDDDQQHSWRALMMGMTLLEERLDDDLRREFGMSLTEYEVLVRLSERPGRAMRMAQLADAMAHSRSRVTHTVARMEAAGYVTRGTTPEDGRGVVATMTDQGYELLVRAAPCHVESVRRNIVDLVPEEDFAAVGRVFNRVADHLVNRHPESEIRPA
- the ettA gene encoding energy-dependent translational throttle protein EttA, producing the protein MAEYVFTLRNVRKAHGDKVVLDNVTLSFLHGAKIGVVGPNGTGKSSLLKIMAGLDHANNGDAILDPEATVGMLQQEPPLTEGKTVLENVEEAVGDLKAKMKRLEEAYMEMGEPDADQDALMKETGDLQTELDNAGAWDLDSRLDQAMDALRCPPPDVLVDNLSGGERRRVALCKLLLQQPDLLLLDEPTNHLDAESVQWLEGHLASYPGAVLAVTHDRYFLDNVAQWILELDRGKAHPYEGNYSTYLETKKDRLKVEGQKDAKRARMLEKELEWVRSNPKARQAKSKSRLARYEEMAAEADRMRKIDTSEINIPAGPRLGDIVLEAEGLGKGFDDRTLIHDLSFKLPRAGIVGVIGPNGVGKTTLFRMITGSEQPDEGTLTVGQTVKLSYVDQSRGGIDPHKNVWEVVSDGLDFIKVANFEMNSRAYVASFGFKGPDQQKKAGILSGGERNRLNLALTLKMGGNLLLLDEPTNDLDVETLSSLEDALLDFPGCAVVTSHDRWFLDRVATHILAWEGDDEDPAKWFWFEGNFASYEQNKVERLGIEAARPHRVTHRRLTRD
- a CDS encoding single-stranded DNA-binding protein translates to MYDTQITLTGRVGGDVTLREIADGRAVATFRVACRPSRYRDGEWVNGATSWHTVKAWNRLARHAASSLHSGDPVVVHGRLVADVWERDGAPQTSFEVVASAVGHDLSQGTTSFTKAAPAESRDSASQVGGEAGEQAMRQGGQQGGEQGGQQAA
- a CDS encoding YfjP family GTPase — its product is MTSLLEGAKKLVTRSSDIGARVDGLERAAEAARGRVDDAVVDDATAVAARAASRLKLSADHTVVALGGATGSGKSSTFNALSGLELAAVGVRRPTTSWATAVVWGKEGAEELLEWLGIPPRHQVTRDSMLSQGDEDAEMRGVVLLDLPDHDSTEVSHHLEVERLVQLADMLVWVLDPQKYADAAIHDRFLKPLAGHQDVMLVVLNHIDTVPEDRRAGMVDDVRRLLEADGLSGVPVLPVSARQGWGIEELRGMIAKRVAEKKLTRARLEADVRSAAQRLEEATGTGKVPSLSKERVAALDDAFADAAGVPTVVKAVADSTRIRANRATGWPVTAWFSRLKPDPLKRLHLDLGAAGKELTGTARTSVPKATGVQRARIDTEVRALADQVGEGMAPPWAAAVRAASVSRLPDLGDRLDRAVAGVDLGAARIPAWAGLVRVLQYVLILAAIVGAGWLALLALGSYARLPEPPTPEVGAFPLPTLLLLGGIGLGLLLALVCRWLVAATARKRARTADKRLRDAISEVSAELVVAPIEAELASYATVREGLAAALR
- a CDS encoding GTPase domain-containing protein codes for the protein MNDNDDATPGQPADQQPAEPTPGRRDDDTTTAMVTALVRLRGALQEARLPLELPGAAEQRAARAEMVDQLEDYVIPRLMTLDAPLLAVVGGSTGAGKSTLVNSLVGTRVTTPGVLRPTTRSPVLVHHPSDAKWFGQDRLLPELERVDRQTNDPAALQLVPSPVMAPGLAILDAPDIDSVEEQNRVLAAQLLAAADLWLFVTSAARYADQVPWDFLRKAAERSAAVAIVLDRTPPEAVDTITTHLARMLASRGLKDSPLFVVEEGEVSDMGLLASSSVREIRQWLRALAEDQEARQSVVQQTLDGAIRTLARRTHAVADAATEQVDAVRRLREDANEAYDRAVTAVGEASADGTLLRGEVLARWQEFVGTGELLRTLETRVGWIRDRVVNAVKGKPQQAERVTVAVESGLETLILEHAEAAAERADASWHGTAAGQALLRDAGEDLGRASRDFRRRAERAVRDWQSDVLDMVRTEGAEKRSTARFLAFGVNGLSVALMIVVFAHTAGVTGAEAGIAGGSAILGQKLLEAVFGDQAVRSLAERARQRLEASVNDLLDSERRRYTDLLDSLQIAPESPERMRAAARKVDDLRFAEAQRPPRVSGGGDDAP